From a single Vitis vinifera cultivar Pinot Noir 40024 chromosome 18, ASM3070453v1 genomic region:
- the LOC100245391 gene encoding beta carbonic anhydrase 6, mitochondrial isoform X9 yields the protein MHSRIRSGIRWIGSTMAALRPSSVSFDSSVSGPTNSFMGLLHKSPIFDSRKKLVRVGETHLGSLPSVKRNLVSRLEASSDSLGCGQHLMSNKMGNEMESLDKTDQGLDFFEELKHRFLCFKKQKYLEEPEHFQALAKAQSPKFMVIACADSRVCPSNILGFQPGEAFMIRNVANLVPPVENGPSETNAALEFAVNTLEVENILVIGHSSCAGIETLVRMRDDVNSSSFVENWVANGKVAKLRTKAAAGHLGFYQQCKYLCKRLLVDQNIHKQGCHFHRHHMCRAYPF from the exons ATGCACTCGCGGATCC GCTCTGGAATTCGTTGGATTGGATCAACAATGGCAGCTCTTCGACCTTCTTCTGTATCATTCGATTCTTCTGTTTCCGGACCCACTAATTCCTTCATGGGTCTTCTCCACAAATCGCCT ATCTTTGATTCTCGGAAGAAATTGGTGAGAGTTGGCGAAACCCATTTGGGATCGTTACCTTCAGTCAA GAGAAATTTGGTTTCAAGATTGGAGGCTTCAAGTGATTCATTGGGATGTGGTCAACACCTTATGAGCAATAAGATGGGAAATGAAATGGAAAGTCTGGATAAAACTGATCAGGGACTGGATTTTTTTGAAGAGTTGAAGCACAGGTTTCTCTGTTTCAAGAAGCAAAAGTACCT GGAAGAACCAGAGCACTTTCAAGCTCTTGCCAAAGCTCAATCTCCAAAG TTCATGGTGATCGCTTGTGCAGACTCGAGGGTATGCCCTTCCAACATCCTTGGTTTTCAACCAGGAGAAGCATTCATGATAAGAAATGTGGCAAATCTTGTGCCCCCAGTAGAG AACGGACCATCAGAAACTAATGCTGCCCTCGAGTTTGCTGTGAATACTCTTGAA GTTGAAAATATATTAGTCATAGGACACAGTAGCTGCGCAGGAATTGAGACCCTTGTGAGGATGCGAGATGATGTGAATTCCAG TAGCTTTGTTGAAAATTGGGTTGCCAATGGGAAAGTTGCAAAATTAAGAACAAAAGCTGCTGCCGGCCATCTTGGCTTTTACCAGCAATGCAAATACT
- the LOC100245391 gene encoding beta carbonic anhydrase 5, chloroplastic isoform X6, with product MHSRIRSGIRWIGSTMAALRPSSVSFDSSVSGPTNSFMGLLHKSPIFDSRKKLVRVGETHLGSLPSVKRNLVSRLEASSDSLGCGQHLMSNKMGNEMESLDKTDQGLDFFEELKHRFLCFKKQKYLEEPEHFQALAKAQSPKFMVIACADSRVCPSNILGFQPGEAFMIRNVANLVPPVENGPSETNAALEFAVNTLEVENILVIGHSSCAGIETLVRMRDDVNSSFVENWVANGKVAKLRTKAAAGHLGFYQQCKYCEKESINHSLLNLLTYPWIEDRERKGLLSIHGGYYDFLNCTFEKWTIDFKRSSIEKEGPKCLVKNRAFWC from the exons ATGCACTCGCGGATCC GCTCTGGAATTCGTTGGATTGGATCAACAATGGCAGCTCTTCGACCTTCTTCTGTATCATTCGATTCTTCTGTTTCCGGACCCACTAATTCCTTCATGGGTCTTCTCCACAAATCGCCT ATCTTTGATTCTCGGAAGAAATTGGTGAGAGTTGGCGAAACCCATTTGGGATCGTTACCTTCAGTCAA GAGAAATTTGGTTTCAAGATTGGAGGCTTCAAGTGATTCATTGGGATGTGGTCAACACCTTATGAGCAATAAGATGGGAAATGAAATGGAAAGTCTGGATAAAACTGATCAGGGACTGGATTTTTTTGAAGAGTTGAAGCACAGGTTTCTCTGTTTCAAGAAGCAAAAGTACCT GGAAGAACCAGAGCACTTTCAAGCTCTTGCCAAAGCTCAATCTCCAAAG TTCATGGTGATCGCTTGTGCAGACTCGAGGGTATGCCCTTCCAACATCCTTGGTTTTCAACCAGGAGAAGCATTCATGATAAGAAATGTGGCAAATCTTGTGCCCCCAGTAGAG AACGGACCATCAGAAACTAATGCTGCCCTCGAGTTTGCTGTGAATACTCTTGAA GTTGAAAATATATTAGTCATAGGACACAGTAGCTGCGCAGGAATTGAGACCCTTGTGAGGATGCGAGATGATGTGAATTCCAG CTTTGTTGAAAATTGGGTTGCCAATGGGAAAGTTGCAAAATTAAGAACAAAAGCTGCTGCCGGCCATCTTGGCTTTTACCAGCAATGCAAATACTGTGAGAAG GAATCAATCAACCACTCCTTGCTGAACCTGCTAACGTATCCATGGATAGAAGACAGAGAAAGGAAAGGACTTCTTTCTATCCATGGAGGTTACTATGATTTTCTGAACTGTACATTTGAGAAGTGGACAATTGATTTCAAGAGAAGCAGCATTGAAAAAGAAGGGCCCAAATGCTTGGTCAAAAACCGAGCATTTTGGTGCTGA
- the LOC104882497 gene encoding transcription factor bHLH30 isoform X2, translating into MKLKLEDGDSGTRVEGKSTAACNSHSEAERRRRQRINAHLSTLRTLLPNTTKTDKASLLAEVVRHVTELRKRAADVAGQNGDGCCSGGGSESWTFPGETDEVTLGYYEGDERLIKATLCCEDRPSLNRDLTQAIGSVRARVVRAEMATVGGRTKSVVVMQWGGGGEAELGNLRRALKAVVENRASGFGSTGVFPLHKRPRFSTSNASS; encoded by the exons ATGAAGTTGAAGTTGGAGGATGGGGATTCAGGAACAAGGGTGGAGGGAAAATCGACGGCTGCATGCAACAGCCACAGCGAGGCTGAGAGGAGGCGCAGACAGCGAATTAACGCTCACCTCTCCACTCTCCGCACTCTCCTCCCTAACACCACCAAA ACAGACAAGGCGTCATTGCTGGCGGAGGTGGTTCGGCACGTGACGGAGCTCAGGAAGCGCGCTGCTGACGTGGCGGGGCAGAACGGAGACGGATGCTGCAGCGGCGGTGGATCGGAGTCGTGGACGTTTCCTGGAGAGACGGACGAGGTGACTTTGGGGTACTACGAGGGAGATGAGAGGCTGATAAAGGCGACGTTGTGCTGCGAGGATAGACCGAGTTTGAACCGGGATCTGACGCAGGCAATTGGCTCGGTGAGGGCACGGGTGGTGCGGGCCGAGATGGCGACGGTGGGAGGGCGGACGAAGAGCGTGGTGGTGATGCAGTGGGGTGGTGGTGGGGAGGCTGAACTTGGGAATTTGAGAAGGGCATTGAAAGCTGTGGTGGAAAATCGGGCTTCGGGTTTTGGGTCCACCGGGGTGTTCCCACTTCACAAGCGCCCTCGTTTCTCTACTTCAAACGCTTCTTCTTAA
- the LOC100245391 gene encoding beta carbonic anhydrase 5, chloroplastic isoform X5, with protein MHSRIRSGIRWIGSTMAALRPSSVSFDSSVSGPTNSFMGLLHKSPIFDSRKKLVRVGETHLGSLPSVKRNLVSRLEASSDSLGCGQHLMSNKMGNEMESLDKTDQGLDFFEELKHRFLCFKKQKYLEEPEHFQALAKAQSPKFMVIACADSRVCPSNILGFQPGEAFMIRNVANLVPPVENGPSETNAALEFAVNTLEVENILVIGHSSCAGIETLVRMRDDVNSSSFVENWVANGKVAKLRTKAAAGHLGFYQQCKYCEKESINHSLLNLLTYPWIEDRERKGLLSIHGGYYDFLNCTFEKWTIDFKRSSIEKEGPKCLVKNRAFWC; from the exons ATGCACTCGCGGATCC GCTCTGGAATTCGTTGGATTGGATCAACAATGGCAGCTCTTCGACCTTCTTCTGTATCATTCGATTCTTCTGTTTCCGGACCCACTAATTCCTTCATGGGTCTTCTCCACAAATCGCCT ATCTTTGATTCTCGGAAGAAATTGGTGAGAGTTGGCGAAACCCATTTGGGATCGTTACCTTCAGTCAA GAGAAATTTGGTTTCAAGATTGGAGGCTTCAAGTGATTCATTGGGATGTGGTCAACACCTTATGAGCAATAAGATGGGAAATGAAATGGAAAGTCTGGATAAAACTGATCAGGGACTGGATTTTTTTGAAGAGTTGAAGCACAGGTTTCTCTGTTTCAAGAAGCAAAAGTACCT GGAAGAACCAGAGCACTTTCAAGCTCTTGCCAAAGCTCAATCTCCAAAG TTCATGGTGATCGCTTGTGCAGACTCGAGGGTATGCCCTTCCAACATCCTTGGTTTTCAACCAGGAGAAGCATTCATGATAAGAAATGTGGCAAATCTTGTGCCCCCAGTAGAG AACGGACCATCAGAAACTAATGCTGCCCTCGAGTTTGCTGTGAATACTCTTGAA GTTGAAAATATATTAGTCATAGGACACAGTAGCTGCGCAGGAATTGAGACCCTTGTGAGGATGCGAGATGATGTGAATTCCAG TAGCTTTGTTGAAAATTGGGTTGCCAATGGGAAAGTTGCAAAATTAAGAACAAAAGCTGCTGCCGGCCATCTTGGCTTTTACCAGCAATGCAAATACTGTGAGAAG GAATCAATCAACCACTCCTTGCTGAACCTGCTAACGTATCCATGGATAGAAGACAGAGAAAGGAAAGGACTTCTTTCTATCCATGGAGGTTACTATGATTTTCTGAACTGTACATTTGAGAAGTGGACAATTGATTTCAAGAGAAGCAGCATTGAAAAAGAAGGGCCCAAATGCTTGGTCAAAAACCGAGCATTTTGGTGCTGA
- the LOC104882497 gene encoding transcription factor bHLH30 isoform X1, whose amino-acid sequence MLPFQSYYEPVQQMKLKLEDGDSGTRVEGKSTAACNSHSEAERRRRQRINAHLSTLRTLLPNTTKTDKASLLAEVVRHVTELRKRAADVAGQNGDGCCSGGGSESWTFPGETDEVTLGYYEGDERLIKATLCCEDRPSLNRDLTQAIGSVRARVVRAEMATVGGRTKSVVVMQWGGGGEAELGNLRRALKAVVENRASGFGSTGVFPLHKRPRFSTSNASS is encoded by the exons ATGCTTCCGTTTCAAAGCTACTATGAACCTGTTCAGCAGATGAAGTTGAAGTTGGAGGATGGGGATTCAGGAACAAGGGTGGAGGGAAAATCGACGGCTGCATGCAACAGCCACAGCGAGGCTGAGAGGAGGCGCAGACAGCGAATTAACGCTCACCTCTCCACTCTCCGCACTCTCCTCCCTAACACCACCAAA ACAGACAAGGCGTCATTGCTGGCGGAGGTGGTTCGGCACGTGACGGAGCTCAGGAAGCGCGCTGCTGACGTGGCGGGGCAGAACGGAGACGGATGCTGCAGCGGCGGTGGATCGGAGTCGTGGACGTTTCCTGGAGAGACGGACGAGGTGACTTTGGGGTACTACGAGGGAGATGAGAGGCTGATAAAGGCGACGTTGTGCTGCGAGGATAGACCGAGTTTGAACCGGGATCTGACGCAGGCAATTGGCTCGGTGAGGGCACGGGTGGTGCGGGCCGAGATGGCGACGGTGGGAGGGCGGACGAAGAGCGTGGTGGTGATGCAGTGGGGTGGTGGTGGGGAGGCTGAACTTGGGAATTTGAGAAGGGCATTGAAAGCTGTGGTGGAAAATCGGGCTTCGGGTTTTGGGTCCACCGGGGTGTTCCCACTTCACAAGCGCCCTCGTTTCTCTACTTCAAACGCTTCTTCTTAA